In a single window of the Sediminicoccus sp. KRV36 genome:
- a CDS encoding tripartite tricarboxylate transporter substrate binding protein: MLLRRSLLTAAAIGSAIPALAQEWPSAPVRAVVPFAAGSATDIVARLFADRMRETLGQPVVVENRAGASGLIGAEFVARAAPDGNTLLFGTNSTNAAANALFRRVPFDMERDFVPASMLASVPLLVAVPANSPHRTLTDLLAAARARPEGVSFASASSSQRVAAEMLASMAGVRMLHVPYRASPAAVQDLIAGRVDLFIADQAVILPPSQSGQLRVLGVTTRARSPQLPDVPTVAEAGNLPNYELFAWFVLAAPAGTPPAHLARLNAAVRQASANPELRQRLEQVLGMTVTPSTQEEAVAFMRSETVKWTNAIRAAGIEPE, translated from the coding sequence ATGCTGCTGCGCCGCTCCCTGCTCACCGCCGCCGCCATCGGCTCGGCAATTCCCGCCTTGGCCCAGGAATGGCCCAGCGCGCCGGTCCGGGCCGTCGTGCCTTTCGCGGCCGGCAGCGCCACGGACATCGTGGCGCGCCTCTTTGCCGACCGCATGCGTGAAACGCTGGGCCAGCCCGTGGTGGTCGAGAACCGCGCCGGCGCCTCGGGGCTGATCGGCGCCGAATTCGTGGCGCGCGCGGCACCGGACGGCAATACTTTGCTGTTCGGCACCAATTCGACCAATGCGGCGGCGAATGCGCTGTTCCGCCGCGTGCCCTTCGACATGGAGCGCGATTTCGTTCCCGCCTCGATGCTCGCTTCGGTGCCGCTGCTGGTGGCGGTGCCCGCCAACAGCCCGCACCGCACGCTGACCGACCTGCTGGCCGCCGCCCGCGCGCGGCCGGAGGGGGTCTCCTTCGCCTCCGCCTCCTCCTCGCAGCGTGTCGCGGCCGAAATGCTGGCCTCGATGGCGGGTGTGCGGATGCTGCATGTGCCTTACCGTGCCTCGCCCGCCGCCGTGCAGGATCTGATCGCGGGCCGGGTGGATCTTTTCATCGCCGACCAGGCGGTGATCCTGCCGCCGAGCCAGTCGGGGCAGCTGCGTGTGCTGGGCGTCACCACCCGCGCCCGCTCGCCGCAATTGCCCGATGTGCCGACCGTGGCGGAGGCCGGCAACCTGCCGAACTACGAGCTTTTCGCGTGGTTCGTGCTCGCGGCACCCGCCGGCACGCCGCCGGCCCATCTCGCGCGGCTCAACGCCGCCGTGCGGCAGGCCAGCGCCAACCCCGAATTGCGCCAGCGGCTGGAGCAGGTGCTCGGCATGACCGTGACGCCCTCCACGCAGGAGGAGGCGGTGGCCTTCATGCGCAGCGAGACGGTGAAATGGACCAACGCGATCCGCGCGGCGGGCATCGAGCCGGAGTGA
- a CDS encoding MlaD family protein produces MSDRPPSPLPPPAEALPPVERALGGRISWRSRLAGDEWVGLIVLIALVLFLGAVLQAGVLREWLQPSARLRVLLPDEGISGLAVGAELEVLGTRAGTVRRIVINPASRLYAEVQLDEQAKPFIRRDSVATIRKRFGVAGAAFLDVARGTGAPLDWNYAVIEANSERAPTETVGAIIDDVRGRILPIMEDLGRAAHSLALATGRIERGEGLIGRLLSDDTMGGQLEAVVTEARAVMEAFRRIVASVETVAADGARITGSLSGPQGIPVLLRRADAAMTDLQRVTRDLARASPRVSNIARGVEESVANLPALLLQAQATTRELEAMIAQLRALWLLGGGGPLPERDRVPAERIRP; encoded by the coding sequence ATGAGCGACCGGCCGCCATCCCCCCTGCCCCCGCCAGCGGAGGCATTGCCGCCCGTGGAGCGCGCGCTTGGGGGCCGCATCTCCTGGCGCAGCCGCCTCGCCGGCGATGAATGGGTCGGCCTCATTGTGCTGATCGCGCTGGTGCTGTTCCTCGGCGCCGTGCTGCAGGCCGGCGTGCTGCGCGAATGGCTGCAGCCCTCGGCCCGGCTGCGCGTCCTGCTGCCGGATGAGGGGATCAGCGGCCTCGCCGTGGGGGCCGAGCTGGAGGTGCTGGGCACGCGGGCCGGCACTGTCCGGCGCATCGTCATCAACCCCGCCTCCCGCCTCTATGCCGAGGTGCAGCTGGATGAGCAGGCCAAGCCCTTCATCCGCCGCGATTCGGTGGCAACCATCCGCAAGCGCTTCGGCGTGGCGGGGGCGGCCTTCCTCGATGTGGCGCGCGGCACCGGCGCGCCGCTCGACTGGAACTACGCCGTGATCGAGGCGAATTCCGAGCGCGCGCCCACGGAAACCGTGGGCGCCATCATTGACGATGTGCGCGGCCGCATCCTCCCCATCATGGAGGATCTCGGCCGGGCCGCGCATAGCCTGGCGCTGGCCACCGGACGCATCGAGCGCGGCGAGGGGTTGATCGGCCGCCTGCTCAGCGATGACACGATGGGCGGGCAATTGGAGGCGGTGGTGACTGAGGCACGGGCGGTGATGGAAGCCTTCCGCCGCATCGTCGCCAGCGTGGAGACGGTGGCGGCGGATGGCGCGCGCATCACGGGCTCGCTCTCCGGCCCGCAAGGCATCCCCGTGCTGCTGCGCCGCGCGGATGCCGCCATGACCGATCTGCAAAGGGTCACGCGGGACCTGGCGCGGGCCTCGCCGCGCGTCTCCAATATCGCGCGTGGCGTGGAGGAGAGCGTGGCCAACCTGCCGGCGCTGCTGCTCCAGGCGCAGGCCACCACGCGCGAGCTGGAGGCGATGATCGCGCAGCTGCGCGCACTCTGGCTGCTGGGCGGCGGTGGCCCGCTGCCGGAGCGGGACCGCGTGCCGGCCGAGCGCATCCGGCCATGA
- a CDS encoding ATP-binding cassette domain-containing protein, which produces MNASEIPALELDGLRDARGGRYALRVLPGELALIQADDPAMLTGFTELCLGLIPPSAGVVSALGLDWAELTPDAARSLRGRIGLVSLQGGWAPHLSVAESVILAGLQHRLGSAAALRERAAELCRRFGLPGLPLERPGQLSQPELARAACARAFLNRPGLLILESPLQGNTVPELRLPLLEALATAQPAACLWLTTSLSVWTDRAIPATQRHRLGAGGLDAIRRVAA; this is translated from the coding sequence ATGAACGCGAGCGAGATCCCGGCGCTGGAGCTGGACGGCCTGCGCGATGCGCGGGGCGGGCGCTATGCCCTGCGGGTGCTGCCCGGGGAATTGGCGCTGATCCAGGCCGATGACCCGGCGATGCTGACCGGCTTCACGGAGCTGTGCCTGGGGCTGATCCCGCCCAGCGCCGGGGTGGTCAGCGCCCTCGGCCTGGATTGGGCCGAACTGACGCCCGATGCGGCGCGCAGCTTGCGCGGCCGCATCGGCCTGGTCAGCCTGCAGGGCGGCTGGGCGCCGCATCTGAGTGTCGCGGAAAGCGTGATCCTGGCCGGGTTGCAGCATCGGCTGGGCTCGGCCGCGGCGCTGCGGGAGCGTGCGGCCGAACTCTGCCGCCGCTTTGGCCTGCCCGGCCTGCCCCTCGAACGCCCGGGCCAGCTCAGCCAGCCCGAGCTGGCCCGCGCCGCCTGCGCCCGCGCCTTCTTGAACCGCCCCGGCCTGCTCATCCTGGAGAGTCCCTTGCAAGGCAATACCGTGCCGGAACTCCGCCTGCCGCTGCTGGAGGCGCTGGCCACCGCCCAGCCCGCCGCCTGCCTCTGGCTGACCACCAGCCTCTCGGTCTGGACGGATCGGGCCATCCCGGCGACGCAACGCCACCGGCTGGGGGCGGGCGGGCTTGATGCCATCCGCCGGGTGGCGGCATGA